In Salvelinus alpinus chromosome 19, SLU_Salpinus.1, whole genome shotgun sequence, the genomic stretch CACTGCCGAAGAACACCACCATCATTGCCAGCAGACGCCACTTGTTGTCCACTGAGAATGGCAGGTTCTATCAAACATAAACACAAAGACAACATAGGTATTTAGAGAGAGCTGACCATGTAATAAGCTTATCACAGTTCCACGTGACTGAATACATGGACAAGGTTATGTCCGTCTAAGTGGGACTGCAGCCAACATCAGCTTGAGGACAATCAGTGTCAACCAGTACAATTGGAACTCAATGCAAGACTTTGAAAGTAACGTTAGCTGTCGGTACTTGCTATTCGGGATCCTACACCATCAatggactggcagccattgagCCAGGACTAAATGCAGGAAGTGTGCCCTTCAAttggtgctgtgatttgttgagtcaactcaactgacattacaaaaatgCAATCCATTGCAAGAGCCACATCAGCTTGCAAAATTTGAATGAACATTATACATTACCATTGTAATCCGGTATCAGTTGACAAAACATTCTAAAATACCATAGAAATTATTGCATCACAAAACCAGGCAGCCATTGGGAGTGTACCCTTGAGTTTCCCTGTCAATTGCTAGGGTTAGAGTTTCCAAGCCTGGTCGCAGATTTGTGACGACGTTGTCTTATATTTTCGACATAGGCTGCAGTTACATGGCATGCTCAGTCTCAGTTTAATCGTACAAATTGACGATTTAACCAATAATGTAGGTAACTACCTCGCTAGCCCTAATAATCATATTTAAGAGGGACGTTAACCACTCCATGTCCTTTATGACGACGTGAAGAAGTTTATTTCACAGTATCTTCTGACAATCCAGGACTAGTTAACGTGAGCAACATTTGAAGAATTCGCTAGAATAAATTAATTgactaatttagctagctagatggctACGGATGGTttgtaacgttaactagctacctACCCAACGTTAAGGCAAGTAAAAACCCCACACAGGAGTCAAATAGACAACGACCTTGACTACAATACGTTAGATATTGGTATGTATCTCGATATGAATCATAACTACCTAAATTAGCACTTAGTTTTGACACGACAAACCTGCAGATTAAGGCTACCTAGCTTATGACCTACACACGCAGGCTAAACCTAAGGTTCTTACTGCGGCTTTATTTAACTAATCTTTATAACCTTTATTTTTTTAGGAAATTACCTGTCCTGGTCCCTCGCCGTAATGCGATGAGCGAACCGCAGAGGTTGTGAATCGTCGTACAACCTGAcccaacattattattatttgctTGTTCCTTCAACCAAGAACAACAGCACCGTGGGTTGCTGTAGAGAGAATGTTGAACAGCCCTACAGGAAATCTAAATGCGAGGCTGGGGC encodes the following:
- the LOC139545751 gene encoding cytochrome c oxidase subunit 7C, mitochondrial-like, whose translation is MLGQVVRRFTTSAVRSSHYGEGPGQNLPFSVDNKWRLLAMMVVFFGSGFAFPFIVVRHQLLKK